From the Coriobacteriia bacterium genome, the window CGTTCTTCTGCTGCGTGGCCACAAGTGAATCAGCCAGCCAATCTGACAGATGGGCAGAACAGTATGTGCGCAGTCGAGGGAAGCCGATCCGTACGGAAGATTCACTATGCGTGGATCATAATGATCGGCTGTTGTTTTCTGCAGGCCGGTGGGATCGGCGCTGCGATGGATTCGGCGGGTGTGTTCTTTGTGCCGGTGTGCACGGCGCTCGGGTTCACAAGGGCGGAACTCTCGACGTACTTGACCGCATATTTCATCGGGACAACTTTGGCCATGCCGTTCGTGGGCAAGTATCTTACCAAGCTGAACTTGCGCCTGATCATGAGCATCTGTGCCGTCTTGGTTGCCGGAGCGATAGCCCTCATGGGAACGTATACACAGGTCTGGCAATGGCAACTCTCGGGTCTGGTGCTTGGTCTTGCGGGTTCCTGCATCTTCATTCTTCCGGCTGCAAGCATGATATGCAACTGGTTTTCGAAGAAGCGCGGCATAGCATACGGCGTCGTGACGTCCTTCTCAGGAATAGGTGCAGCGGTATTTGCACCGCTACTGAACTACTACATCTCCGCATTTGGCTGGCGGATTGCCTATGGCATTGCGGGTCTAATCTGTATTGCGTGCATCCTTCCGTGGACACTGTTTGTGTTTCGCTTGCGGCCTGAAGACATGGGCATGAAACCCTATGGGTATGAAGAGACCTCCGAAGACAGCGGTTCAGTGCAACGTCACGGGATATCTTTCGCCAGAGCTTGGAAATCAGTCTCTTTCATAGCCCTATTCGTCTTTGGAGGTGTCGTTGCTGCCTATCACGGCATCAATCCCCACCTGCCAGGGTTTGCACAATCGATTGGCTACAGTGCGGCCACGGGGGCGCTTCTGATATCTGCAATCTCTATTGGAAGCATTGCGGATAGATTGTTGATGGGTGTTCTCAACGATAGGTGGGGGGTTCAGAAGACTACACTGCTACAACTGGTGGTAGTCTCGATGGGACTACTAGGCTTCATGTCCCTCATCATATTCCGAATCCCTATCAGCAGTGCCCAGTACGTAATACTAGTGGCAGCACTGTTCTTTGGTGTTCATGACTCATTGATGTCGGTGAGCATACCGTTGCTTATTCGACAGATATTTGGATCAAAGGACTACACGGCTATTCACGCGAA encodes:
- a CDS encoding MFS transporter is translated as MDSAGVFFVPVCTALGFTRAELSTYLTAYFIGTTLAMPFVGKYLTKLNLRLIMSICAVLVAGAIALMGTYTQVWQWQLSGLVLGLAGSCIFILPAASMICNWFSKKRGIAYGVVTSFSGIGAAVFAPLLNYYISAFGWRIAYGIAGLICIACILPWTLFVFRLRPEDMGMKPYGYEETSEDSGSVQRHGISFARAWKSVSFIALFVFGGVVAAYHGINPHLPGFAQSIGYSAATGALLISAISIGSIADRLLMGVLNDRWGVQKTTLLQLVVVSMGLLGFMSLIIFRIPISSAQYVILVAALFFGVHDSLMSVSIPLLIRQIFGSKDYTAIHANIRVGVGLFGAGAPVAVGYLYDTTGGFVGAFAGLIAVSILGALLIVIAYIGRRLLTFDPV